Proteins from a genomic interval of Caulobacter rhizosphaerae:
- a CDS encoding alpha/beta fold hydrolase, translated as MIRVATNGVELACEAFGDPSDQAILLIPGLGTQMIRWTAPFCLALAARGYHVIRFDNRDAGCSTHISHRTAPDFGELAAALMAGRTPDVPYTLHDMAADALGLLDVLSIDRAHVVGRSMGGMIAQIMAYEHPERVASLTSIMSSTGNPSLPSPAPDAMAMMTKPAPNSVSDEAAYLAHGLAFARRIAGSRYPFDEAAARRLIIEETRRAQDRSGFGRQIAAIAVSGDRRRRLATVSAPTLVIHGSDDPLFPPACGEDTAASIPAAEFMLVEGMGHDLPPQLYGAVVEAIDRTTRRRP; from the coding sequence ATGATCCGCGTGGCGACAAATGGTGTCGAACTGGCGTGCGAGGCCTTTGGGGATCCCTCCGACCAGGCGATCCTGCTGATCCCCGGCTTGGGCACGCAAATGATCCGATGGACCGCGCCCTTCTGCCTCGCACTCGCTGCGCGCGGCTATCATGTGATCCGTTTCGACAATCGCGACGCCGGCTGCTCGACGCACATCAGTCATCGCACCGCGCCGGATTTCGGCGAACTGGCGGCCGCGCTCATGGCCGGACGAACGCCGGACGTCCCGTACACCCTTCACGACATGGCGGCGGACGCGTTGGGGCTGCTTGACGTCCTCTCGATCGACCGGGCCCACGTCGTCGGGCGATCCATGGGTGGCATGATCGCGCAGATTATGGCGTATGAGCATCCCGAACGCGTGGCGTCGCTGACCTCGATTATGTCGAGCACCGGCAATCCATCGCTGCCGTCGCCTGCGCCCGACGCCATGGCGATGATGACCAAGCCCGCTCCCAACTCCGTCTCTGACGAAGCGGCATATCTGGCCCACGGCCTCGCCTTCGCGCGCCGCATCGCCGGCAGCCGGTACCCGTTCGACGAGGCCGCGGCGCGTCGTCTTATCATTGAAGAGACCCGCCGCGCCCAAGATCGCAGTGGCTTCGGCCGTCAGATCGCGGCGATCGCCGTAAGCGGCGATCGCCGGAGGCGGCTCGCGACGGTGAGCGCACCAACGCTCGTAATTCACGGGAGCGATGATCCGCTCTTTCCGCCGGCCTGCGGCGAGGATACGGCCGCTTCGATCCCGGCCGCGGAGTTCATGCTCGTGGAGGGTATGGGCCACGATCTTCCGCCCCAATTGTATGGCGCGGTCGTTGAGGCGATCGACCGAACAACGAGGCGACGCCCGTAG
- a CDS encoding SDR family NAD(P)-dependent oxidoreductase, whose protein sequence is MTRLDGKVALVTGAGRGIGRAVAHRFAAEGATVAVVSRTPRNVEEVVTGIRTKGGEAIGVICDISDPAQIAAAVDQVASAFGRIDILVNNAFDPSVVMAPVTDLTIGQLQRNFEVGPIAYLRLMQACYPHLKASGAGRVINFASIAGVTGMAGYAPYAMAKEAVRALTRVAAREWGKDGITVNNVLPIANTLEEIPETGVPRVQSPLERMGSPEDDIAPVVLFLASADSRFITGYSLSPDGGAMIDGAR, encoded by the coding sequence ATGACACGACTGGATGGAAAGGTCGCCCTTGTGACTGGAGCGGGTCGAGGCATTGGCCGCGCCGTGGCGCACCGGTTCGCGGCCGAGGGCGCGACGGTCGCCGTGGTGTCGCGCACGCCGCGGAACGTCGAGGAGGTCGTCACCGGCATCCGGACCAAGGGCGGAGAGGCTATCGGGGTGATCTGCGACATTTCCGACCCGGCTCAGATCGCCGCCGCCGTCGACCAGGTCGCCAGCGCCTTCGGCCGGATCGATATCCTGGTGAACAACGCGTTCGATCCCTCCGTCGTGATGGCCCCGGTTACGGACCTGACCATCGGGCAGCTCCAGCGCAATTTCGAGGTCGGTCCGATCGCCTACCTGCGCCTGATGCAGGCCTGTTATCCTCACCTGAAGGCCAGCGGCGCGGGCCGGGTGATCAACTTCGCGTCCATCGCCGGGGTTACTGGCATGGCCGGCTACGCGCCCTATGCCATGGCCAAGGAAGCCGTCAGGGCCCTGACCCGTGTCGCCGCCCGCGAGTGGGGAAAGGACGGGATCACTGTCAACAACGTCCTGCCGATCGCCAACACGCTTGAGGAGATCCCCGAGACCGGCGTCCCGAGGGTTCAGTCCCCACTCGAACGGATGGGGTCTCCCGAGGACGATATCGCGCCGGTCGTCCTGTTCCTCGCCAGCGCCGACTCCCGCTTCATCACCGGCTACAGCCTGTCGCCCGACGGCGGGGCGATGATCGACGGCGCGCGCTGA
- a CDS encoding MAPEG family protein, producing the protein MADLPITSLFAGGFALALVGLSLMVTLRRVKTTILLGEGDDIGLRRRIRAQANFIEYVPLGIIVLTLMELRGLPAVGVLSLGTALAVGRLLHAVGMYRDAPVLRGLGILATYAVLAGGGVAVILSAV; encoded by the coding sequence ATGGCCGATCTGCCCATCACATCCCTGTTCGCCGGGGGCTTCGCGCTGGCCCTGGTCGGCCTTTCGCTCATGGTGACCCTGCGTCGTGTGAAGACGACGATCCTGCTTGGGGAGGGCGATGACATAGGGCTGCGCCGCCGCATCCGGGCGCAGGCAAACTTCATTGAATATGTGCCCCTCGGGATCATCGTGCTGACCCTGATGGAACTGCGGGGCCTGCCTGCCGTCGGCGTCCTCTCGCTGGGAACGGCGCTCGCGGTCGGCCGGCTGTTGCACGCCGTCGGCATGTACAGGGACGCCCCGGTCCTGCGCGGCCTGGGTATCCTGGCGACCTATGCGGTGCTCGCCGGCGGTGGCGTCGCGGTTATCCTTTCGGCCGTCTGA
- a CDS encoding winged helix-turn-helix transcriptional regulator has product MSETVATMQDEMRRAFAMLSGKWKLEIMWLLSQRIHRFGELRKAIPGITQHMLTAQLRELEADGLVSRTVFAEVPPRVEYEMTPKARALGPTMEALTAWWLEYGSSLPKRSAGPGRKGSA; this is encoded by the coding sequence ATGTCCGAGACTGTCGCCACCATGCAGGACGAGATGCGCCGCGCCTTCGCGATGCTGTCAGGTAAGTGGAAGCTCGAAATCATGTGGCTCCTCAGCCAGCGCATCCATCGCTTCGGCGAACTGCGCAAAGCCATACCGGGGATCACCCAGCACATGCTCACCGCCCAGCTGCGGGAGCTGGAAGCCGACGGCCTGGTCTCGCGGACGGTCTTCGCCGAGGTGCCGCCCCGCGTCGAATACGAAATGACGCCAAAGGCGCGGGCGCTGGGCCCCACGATGGAAGCCCTGACCGCGTGGTGGCTGGAGTACGGGTCAAGCCTTCCCAAGAGGTCGGCCGGCCCCGGTCGCAAGGGCTCGGCCTGA
- a CDS encoding DoxX family protein: protein MAVTYTYWISTALLSALYLSSAFLYLIKKDFVQKAQADLGYPAPHLIPLMIVVKILGPAAILTRLSVPLSDLAYAGMFYHLILSGMAHLGVRSFKSAAPAVIGLVLLAASFATQNDARQAPSPYAPAAAEQP, encoded by the coding sequence ATGGCCGTCACTTATACATACTGGATTAGCACCGCGCTCTTGTCGGCGTTGTATCTGTCATCCGCATTTCTTTATCTGATCAAGAAGGACTTCGTCCAAAAGGCGCAGGCCGACCTGGGCTACCCTGCTCCCCATCTCATCCCGCTGATGATCGTGGTGAAAATCCTCGGACCGGCGGCCATTCTGACACGCCTCAGCGTGCCGCTCAGCGACCTGGCCTATGCCGGCATGTTCTATCACCTGATCCTGTCGGGAATGGCCCACCTAGGCGTGCGCAGTTTCAAGAGCGCCGCGCCCGCGGTCATTGGGCTGGTGCTCCTGGCCGCGTCCTTCGCAACGCAGAACGATGCGCGCCAAGCGCCGTCGCCATACGCGCCCGCGGCGGCGGAGCAACCGTAA
- a CDS encoding SAM-dependent methyltransferase, with translation MNDLSHAALAPAPRRQTLFHAFVDLLSANWTWGELTIVERGGARHHLVGKVAGPQAVLQVRDLRFAARVLASGDIGFAEGYIAGEWTSPDLAALLEVLANNYDHIRRLFDGGWWMKAVNWAFHHLRANSKSGARRNIHAHYDLGNDFYAAWLDQTMTYSAARFTAPDQSLEVAQRAKYMELARLIDLQPGHSLVEIGCGWGGFGLFAAGEIGARVQGVTISRAQYDLARRRVFEAGLSERVDIRLLDYRELDGQFDRLASIEMFEAVGKAYWGIYFQKVRDLLKPGGRAGLQVITIADALFEEYDARTDFIQRYVFPGGALASETHLADLATRHGLAPRRTVRFGLDYAETLRRWSERFEDAAATGVLGAMDLDERFRRLWRFYLAYCEAGFRTGRTNVIQFSLDRHA, from the coding sequence ATGAATGACCTGTCCCACGCCGCCTTGGCCCCCGCGCCGCGCCGCCAGACGCTCTTCCATGCCTTCGTGGACCTGCTGTCGGCCAACTGGACTTGGGGAGAGCTGACCATCGTCGAGCGAGGCGGAGCCCGTCATCACCTCGTGGGCAAGGTCGCGGGGCCTCAGGCGGTGCTTCAGGTCCGGGACCTGAGATTCGCCGCCCGTGTGCTGGCCAGCGGCGATATCGGTTTTGCCGAAGGCTATATCGCCGGCGAGTGGACGAGCCCGGACCTGGCGGCGCTGCTTGAGGTCCTGGCCAACAACTACGATCACATCCGTCGCCTGTTCGACGGCGGCTGGTGGATGAAGGCGGTCAACTGGGCGTTCCACCACCTCAGGGCCAACAGCAAGTCCGGCGCGCGCCGCAACATCCACGCTCACTATGACCTGGGTAACGATTTCTACGCCGCCTGGCTCGACCAGACCATGACCTACTCGGCCGCCCGGTTCACCGCGCCGGATCAGTCCCTGGAGGTCGCGCAGCGCGCCAAGTACATGGAGCTGGCCCGCCTGATCGACCTGCAACCCGGTCACAGCCTCGTCGAGATCGGCTGTGGCTGGGGCGGCTTTGGTCTGTTCGCGGCCGGTGAGATCGGCGCTCGCGTGCAGGGCGTGACGATCTCGCGCGCGCAGTATGACCTGGCGCGTCGCCGCGTCTTCGAGGCGGGCCTCTCCGAGCGGGTCGACATCCGCCTGCTGGACTATCGCGAGCTGGACGGCCAGTTTGATCGCTTAGCGTCGATCGAGATGTTCGAGGCGGTCGGCAAGGCCTATTGGGGCATCTACTTCCAAAAGGTCCGGGACCTGCTCAAGCCCGGCGGCCGCGCCGGCCTGCAGGTCATCACCATCGCCGACGCGCTCTTCGAGGAATATGACGCGCGCACAGACTTCATCCAGCGCTACGTCTTTCCTGGCGGCGCGCTGGCGTCAGAGACGCATCTGGCCGACCTGGCGACCCGGCACGGCTTGGCGCCACGGCGAACCGTGCGGTTTGGCTTGGACTATGCCGAGACCTTGCGCCGTTGGTCCGAGCGCTTCGAGGACGCCGCCGCGACGGGTGTCCTCGGCGCGATGGATTTGGACGAGCGGTTTCGGCGGCTGTGGCGGTTCTACCTGGCCTACTGCGAAGCAGGCTTTCGAACAGGGCGCACCAACGTCATTCAATTCTCACTGGACCGCCATGCCTAG
- a CDS encoding DUF2177 family protein: MPYLVAYVASMIVFLGLDAVWLSLMGPRLYRPVLGDMLAQKFNAPAAIAFYVIYGLGVVALAVAPALRENAGGKAALSGAVLGFVAYATYDLTNQATLRVWSTRLTLADMAWGAALTALAAYAGFQAARLVAR; encoded by the coding sequence ATGCCTTATCTTGTCGCCTATGTCGCATCGATGATCGTCTTCCTTGGGCTCGACGCCGTCTGGCTGTCGCTGATGGGCCCCCGTCTTTACCGACCGGTCCTGGGCGACATGCTGGCCCAGAAGTTTAACGCGCCGGCCGCCATCGCCTTCTACGTGATTTATGGCCTAGGCGTCGTGGCCCTGGCCGTGGCGCCGGCCCTGCGCGAGAACGCGGGGGGCAAGGCCGCCCTGAGCGGCGCGGTGCTGGGCTTCGTGGCCTACGCCACCTATGACCTGACCAACCAGGCGACCCTGCGCGTCTGGTCCACCCGTCTGACCCTGGCCGACATGGCCTGGGGCGCGGCGCTCACGGCGCTGGCCGCCTATGCGGGCTTCCAGGCAGCGCGGCTCGTGGCCCGCTAG
- a CDS encoding SAM-dependent methyltransferase: MSLLAASINRLQDAPCPDFIVRPAIGALVANARRQLARTPGQSEADFAAVMAARPIAEHTQAANVQHYELPARFFELVLGPRLKYSSAYYETPDTSLAQAEEAALARTCRNAGLADGQAVLELGCGWGSLSLWMAAAYPAATITAVSNSHGQKAFIDQQARERGLANLTVVTADMNDFATSSRFDRIVSVEMFEHMANWRALLTRVRAWLTPGGRAFVHVFAHRAAPYRFEVEDRSDFIAQHFFTGGLMPSHGLMHQYPDLFAVEADWRWSGAHYARTADDWLVNFDRHEREIMGVMRSVYGQDAVLWARRWRRFFLATAGLFGDRGGAEWGVSHYRLAPV; the protein is encoded by the coding sequence ATGAGCCTTTTGGCCGCCTCCATCAACCGGTTGCAAGACGCCCCTTGTCCCGACTTCATCGTGCGGCCCGCCATAGGCGCGCTGGTGGCCAACGCCCGTCGCCAGCTCGCCCGGACGCCGGGACAATCGGAGGCCGATTTCGCCGCCGTCATGGCGGCCCGTCCGATCGCCGAGCACACCCAGGCCGCCAACGTCCAGCACTACGAATTGCCGGCGCGGTTCTTCGAGCTCGTCCTGGGGCCGCGGCTGAAATATTCCAGCGCCTATTACGAAACGCCGGACACGAGCCTGGCGCAGGCCGAGGAAGCCGCGCTGGCGCGCACCTGCCGGAACGCCGGGCTGGCCGATGGGCAAGCGGTGCTGGAACTGGGCTGCGGCTGGGGCTCGCTGTCCCTGTGGATGGCGGCGGCCTATCCCGCCGCGACGATCACCGCGGTGTCCAATTCCCATGGCCAGAAGGCCTTCATCGATCAGCAGGCGCGCGAGCGGGGTCTGGCCAATCTGACGGTCGTGACCGCCGACATGAATGACTTCGCGACCTCGTCACGCTTCGACCGCATCGTCTCAGTCGAGATGTTCGAGCACATGGCCAACTGGCGCGCGCTCCTGACCCGCGTGCGCGCCTGGCTCACGCCCGGCGGTCGGGCCTTCGTCCACGTCTTCGCCCATCGCGCCGCGCCCTACCGCTTCGAGGTCGAGGATCGCTCGGACTTCATCGCCCAGCACTTCTTCACCGGCGGCCTGATGCCCAGCCATGGCTTGATGCATCAATATCCGGACCTCTTCGCGGTCGAGGCCGACTGGCGCTGGAGCGGGGCGCACTACGCGCGCACCGCCGACGACTGGCTGGTCAATTTCGATCGCCACGAGCGCGAGATCATGGGGGTGATGCGTTCGGTCTACGGCCAGGACGCCGTTCTCTGGGCGCGCCGCTGGCGCCGGTTCTTCCTGGCGACGGCTGGCCTGTTCGGCGATCGCGGCGGCGCCGAATGGGGCGTCAGCCACTACCGACTCGCGCCGGTCTAA
- a CDS encoding DUF1295 domain-containing protein → MDDRSGEIHAGAAPGPPMILAATLALGLMTLVMGLAWWCVLRTGNGGWTDVFWTFGTGACGVLAALAPWAGAPGARRGLVAALVALWSLRLGTYVVVRVARGAEDVRYRTLKSEWGERFRPRMLALALVQAPASALLCLSIASAAARPGAGLRAADVLGAAIGLIAIGGEALADEQMRRFKTAQHAPDAVMDRGLWAWSRHPNYFFEWLGWLAYPVIAIDVSGGWSAGWLSLLAPLAMGLVLTRLTGVPPLERAMLAAKGEAYAQYQARVSAFFPRPPRKGAPR, encoded by the coding sequence ATGGACGATCGGTCCGGCGAGATCCACGCTGGCGCGGCCCCGGGGCCGCCGATGATCCTCGCCGCGACCCTGGCCCTGGGCCTGATGACGCTCGTGATGGGTCTGGCCTGGTGGTGCGTGCTGCGGACAGGCAACGGCGGCTGGACGGACGTCTTCTGGACGTTCGGGACCGGGGCTTGCGGCGTCCTGGCCGCCCTGGCCCCGTGGGCGGGGGCGCCCGGCGCGCGGCGGGGCCTGGTCGCGGCGCTGGTGGCGCTGTGGTCGTTGAGGCTTGGAACCTATGTCGTTGTTCGCGTCGCCCGCGGCGCCGAGGACGTGCGCTATCGGACGCTCAAATCTGAATGGGGCGAGCGGTTCAGGCCTCGGATGCTGGCCCTGGCCCTCGTCCAGGCGCCGGCCAGCGCCTTGCTCTGCCTGTCGATCGCCTCGGCCGCGGCGCGTCCTGGCGCGGGCCTGCGGGCCGCCGATGTCCTCGGCGCGGCCATCGGGCTGATCGCCATCGGCGGCGAAGCCTTGGCCGATGAGCAGATGCGTCGCTTCAAGACCGCTCAACACGCCCCCGACGCGGTCATGGATCGCGGTCTATGGGCTTGGTCGCGTCATCCGAACTATTTCTTCGAGTGGTTGGGATGGCTCGCCTATCCGGTCATCGCCATCGACGTTTCGGGCGGGTGGAGCGCGGGTTGGCTGTCGCTGCTGGCCCCTCTGGCCATGGGCCTGGTGCTCACGCGCCTGACCGGGGTCCCGCCGCTGGAACGGGCGATGCTCGCCGCCAAGGGCGAAGCCTACGCCCAGTACCAGGCCAGGGTCAGCGCCTTCTTTCCCCGTCCGCCCCGAAAAGGAGCTCCCCGATGA
- a CDS encoding NAD(P)/FAD-dependent oxidoreductase — MPLGQFPARPPNARRLRIAVVGAGISGLSCAWLLSGEHDVTLYEAEGRLGGHANTVEADGLAVDTGFIVYNEVNYPNLTALFEHLAVPTKPADMSLAVSLDEGELEYGSKSLASLFAQPSILLRPRFWSMLRDLNRFYRTAPGHLATLDPVISLSQYLKDQGYGAALRQDHLLPMAAAIWSASIEGVGDHPAAAFIRFFENHDLLRFIGRRTWRTVDGGSRVYVEALAKAFRGDVRQGAPVTRVRRTPAQAIVEDAAGGRQAFDHVVIAAHAPSALALLDDPSPEERALLGAFRYMPNTAVLHGDVRLMPRRRRAWASWNHLGRRDDPAAGCVTYWMNHLQGLSRRPPLFVTLNPHIAPDPALTYSTHAYEHPHFDAAALTAQKSLWSLQGAQRTWFCGAYFGAGFHEDGLQAGLAVAEQLGGVRRPWRVAGESGRIVLAPHSVAQAA, encoded by the coding sequence ATGCCGCTCGGCCAGTTTCCCGCTCGACCGCCCAACGCCCGCCGGCTGCGGATCGCCGTCGTCGGCGCCGGGATTTCAGGGCTTTCGTGCGCCTGGCTGCTGAGCGGCGAACACGACGTGACGCTTTATGAGGCCGAAGGACGCCTCGGCGGACACGCCAATACGGTCGAGGCGGACGGCCTGGCGGTGGACACCGGCTTCATCGTCTATAACGAGGTCAACTACCCCAACCTGACCGCGCTCTTCGAGCACCTGGCCGTGCCGACCAAACCGGCCGACATGTCGCTGGCCGTCTCGCTGGACGAGGGCGAGCTGGAATATGGCAGCAAGAGCCTGGCCTCGCTCTTCGCCCAGCCGAGCATCCTGCTTCGCCCGCGCTTCTGGTCGATGCTGCGCGACCTCAACCGTTTCTATCGCACCGCGCCGGGACATCTGGCGACGCTCGATCCGGTCATATCGCTCAGCCAGTACCTGAAGGACCAGGGCTATGGCGCGGCGCTGCGGCAGGACCATCTGTTGCCGATGGCCGCGGCCATCTGGTCGGCCAGCATCGAGGGCGTCGGCGATCATCCGGCCGCGGCCTTCATCCGCTTCTTCGAAAACCACGACCTCCTGCGGTTCATCGGACGGCGCACCTGGCGCACCGTGGACGGCGGCAGCCGGGTCTATGTCGAGGCCCTGGCCAAGGCCTTCCGCGGTGACGTCCGCCAAGGCGCGCCCGTCACCCGTGTGCGGCGCACGCCCGCCCAGGCGATCGTCGAGGACGCCGCGGGCGGCCGGCAGGCTTTCGATCACGTGGTGATCGCCGCCCACGCCCCGAGCGCCCTGGCCCTGCTGGACGATCCGTCACCCGAGGAGCGCGCGCTGCTCGGCGCCTTCCGCTACATGCCCAACACCGCGGTCCTGCACGGCGACGTTCGGCTGATGCCGCGCCGCCGGCGGGCCTGGGCGAGCTGGAACCATCTTGGCCGGCGCGATGATCCTGCGGCCGGCTGCGTCACCTACTGGATGAACCACCTGCAAGGCCTTTCCCGAAGACCGCCCCTCTTCGTGACGCTCAATCCCCATATCGCGCCCGATCCCGCCCTCACCTACAGCACGCATGCCTACGAGCACCCCCACTTCGACGCCGCCGCCCTGACGGCCCAGAAGTCGCTCTGGTCGCTGCAGGGCGCGCAACGCACCTGGTTCTGCGGCGCCTATTTCGGCGCGGGCTTCCACGAGGACGGGCTGCAGGCGGGCCTGGCGGTCGCCGAGCAGCTGGGCGGCGTCCGCCGCCCCTGGCGGGTGGCCGGCGAAAGCGGCCGCATCGTGCTCGCGCCGCATTCTGTCGCCCAGGCCGCCTGA
- a CDS encoding DUF1365 domain-containing protein has product MSASAIYSGLVFHKRERPRVHGLRYRIFMLLLDLDKLDDLFARLRWLRRGRRGWASFDPRDHGDHRGGDLRAYVAERLVEAGLEPGGPVRLLCMPRVLGYGFNPLSLYFCHGRDGVLSAILYEVRNTFGQDHGYMIAVPEDDGPVRQTAPKRFYVSPFMDMDLTYRFTISPPAEAIAVRVEVLDADGLVLTAGFSGRRSPLTDASLLSALVRHPMLSFGVMAAIHWEALKIFAKGVGLRPRPPAPARPITHGAALRP; this is encoded by the coding sequence ATGAGCGCCTCGGCGATCTATAGCGGCCTGGTGTTCCACAAGCGCGAACGCCCACGTGTCCATGGCCTGCGCTATCGGATCTTCATGCTCCTGCTCGATCTGGACAAGCTGGACGATCTCTTCGCCCGCCTTCGCTGGCTGCGCCGCGGTCGACGGGGCTGGGCGTCGTTCGATCCGCGCGACCACGGCGATCATCGCGGCGGGGATCTTCGGGCCTATGTCGCCGAGCGCCTGGTCGAGGCTGGGCTCGAACCGGGAGGGCCCGTGCGCCTGCTCTGCATGCCAAGGGTCCTCGGCTATGGGTTCAATCCCCTCAGCCTCTATTTCTGCCATGGCCGCGACGGCGTCCTGAGCGCGATCCTCTATGAGGTGCGCAACACGTTCGGCCAGGACCACGGCTACATGATCGCCGTCCCCGAGGACGATGGTCCGGTTCGTCAGACCGCGCCCAAGCGCTTCTATGTCTCGCCGTTCATGGACATGGACCTGACCTATCGTTTCACCATATCGCCGCCGGCCGAGGCAATCGCGGTACGGGTCGAGGTCTTGGACGCCGATGGCCTGGTGCTCACCGCGGGATTCTCCGGCAGGCGCTCGCCGCTCACCGATGCTAGCCTGCTCTCAGCTCTGGTCCGTCATCCAATGCTCAGTTTCGGCGTCATGGCGGCGATCCATTGGGAGGCGCTGAAGATCTTCGCCAAGGGCGTCGGCCTGCGTCCGCGCCCACCCGCGCCGGCTCGTCCGATCACCCATGGCGCGGCCCTGAGGCCGTGA
- a CDS encoding lipocalin family protein, with product MLLPFVLAAVLAAPPALAESAPEPRRAIEIERFMGRWYEIVRTPNTRQRNCHGAYQVWAKKGDGTFNIDQVCHAQERNGPARHVDTVARIVDPTTNAKFEASFFGGLIRRQYWVVDRADDYGWMIASTADGKFVALLARAPGLPAARHAALKARMRALGFDNALEDVGATMP from the coding sequence GTGCTCCTGCCTTTTGTGCTCGCCGCCGTGCTGGCCGCGCCCCCGGCCCTGGCCGAGTCCGCGCCCGAGCCCCGGCGCGCGATTGAGATCGAACGCTTCATGGGACGCTGGTACGAGATCGTCCGCACGCCCAACACCCGCCAGCGCAATTGTCACGGCGCATACCAGGTTTGGGCCAAAAAGGGCGACGGAACCTTCAACATCGACCAGGTCTGCCATGCCCAAGAGCGCAACGGACCGGCCCGCCATGTCGATACCGTCGCCCGGATCGTGGACCCGACCACCAACGCCAAGTTCGAGGCCAGCTTCTTCGGCGGGCTGATCCGCCGACAGTACTGGGTCGTCGACCGCGCCGACGACTACGGCTGGATGATCGCCAGCACCGCGGACGGCAAGTTCGTGGCGCTCCTGGCGCGCGCCCCAGGACTGCCAGCGGCCAGGCACGCCGCGCTGAAGGCCCGCATGCGCGCGCTCGGCTTCGACAACGCCCTCGAGGACGTGGGCGCGACCATGCCATGA